The Akkermansia sp. RCC_12PD genome contains the following window.
TTTACACCACCATTGACAAGAAACTTCAGGACGCTACCGGGAAGGCCCTGTCCCAGGCGCTGGAAAACATTGAAAAACGCCCGGGGTACAGCCACCAGAAAGCCGAGGACTACGACCGCTTCTCAGGCACCAAGCCCCGCTATCTGGAAGGAGCCGTGCTGATGGTGGACAACCAGTCCGGCGCCGTCCTCGCCTATCACGGAGGCCGCAACCACACGAACCGCCAGTACGACGTCATCAAGGAAGGAGCGCGCCCCACCGGCACGGCCATCCTGCCCTTTCTGTACGCCGCCGCCTTTGACACGGGCAAAAGCCCCGTCACCCGCATCCTGGACGACGCCATCGACAACCGCCTGACCGGTATCGGCGGATCGGAAGGAATCCTGGGAGAATGGGGGGCGGAAAACTCCAGGAACCGCTATGAAGGCATGATCACCGCCCACCGCGGCCTGGCCGCCTCCAAGATAGCCGCCTCCCTGCGCATGGGCATGGACATGGGAACGGCCCCCTTCATCAAGAAACTGGCGGACTTCGGCATCCGCAAACCAGTCCGGGAAGCGGGAAGCACGGAGGTAAACCCGGTTTACCGGCCCAAGATTTTCGTGGGAACGGAACCGGCCTCCCTGACGGAAATGACGCTGGCCTACACCGCCATTCCCAACGGAGGCTCCCGGCCGGAAAACATCTATTACCTGGACAGGATAGAAGACGAGGACGGACGGCTGATCTGGGAATCCACCCAGGCCATTGAAACCAGAAACAACGCCCAGGTCCGGAAAGGAGCCGCCTCCACGGCCACCGCCTTCCAGCTTCACAATATTCTGCACTCTTCCCTGAAAAACGGTTCCGCCCAGCGGGTGGCGGACAGCCTGCCCGCGAATTTCAAAGGCGGTGTCAAGACCGGCACCACGTACGACTTCGGGGACAACTGGCTGTTCGGTTATGACGACCGGGTGACCTGCGGCATCTGGATCGGCTTCCTGGAAGGGAAAAAGCCCATTTACAACGGCGCCTTCTCCTCGGATACCTGCGCCTCCATCCTGGGAACGGCCTTTAAGGAATCCGAACGCCTGTTCCCAGCCGGGGAACTGGTCCCCCCGCCCAGCGTGGAGCGCGTGGAAATCTGCCTGACGACTGGAAAGCGGGCCACCCACAGCTGCTACGACATTGACCCGGTGGACAAGAAATACCGCCGCCACACCATGTTCGAATACCTCCGCAAGGGGGATTCCAGCCTCCCCTTCTGCGACTTGCACGGAGAAGACCCTGCCGCGCCGTCCTCCCCCTTCACGGCGCAGAACCGTATTCTTCCCCTGCCTCCCATCCTGCCTGTCAAGCCCATCCTGATAGGGGACGATCCCTACCACACGGAATTGAACCAGGGACCGCCCAACCGCAATTTCGAACTGCTGGGCACCAATGAAAACGTGCCGGAGGCGCAGGCACTTTCCTCTGATCCCGTCGCTCCAGACCATGCGGACACGAGCATCACGCTGCCCGCTCCCAAGCCCATCGCCATCCCGGTTCCGGAATTCATCCACCTGTAATACGCTCTTTCCCCATGTCATCCCTTCCCCAGGATACGGTAGCCTGCTCATGCCCGGCATGCGGCAATCTTTTTGCCGTCAAGACTTCCTTCCTGGGCCGTCAGGTCAGGTGCCCCGTCTGCAGCTCCATCATTACAGCCGCCCGGGACGTAAAACAGCCGGAAACCGTATCAAAAGCAAGGCAAGATAAAGAGACAACGCCATCCGGACCGGAAACGGAAGAAGAAAAACACCCACGCCCCCCGGTTTCCGAATATCTTCCTTCACCGCAAAAGAAGACGGATGTGCGGAACATCCCCCGGTCCAGAAAAGCGCCTTCCGCACCGGAACGGAACACCACGAAAATCCGCAAGCGTGGGGAACGGAAAGAAGAATCTCCGGCCATCGCCACGGCAGGCACCTCCGCCCTGGCGCAAGAATTGCCCGAATACAATTCCCCCTCAGGCGGAACTGCCGGGGAGAAGCGCAAAACCACCTGGCATATCTGGCTGTTTATCTCCGGACTGGTTCTCGCCGTTCTGGGCGTCTTCATGTTCCTCCGAGGTAATGACCTGGAGGCGGAAGACGGCAAGATTCTGAACATCTCGGAAAAATTCGTGGATCATGAGGCTGATTTCTCTACTGAAGCGGATGACGCCATGATGCAGGCCCTGAAAAAAAAGGCGGAACAATATCAAATGGCTTTCCGACACCGCAGGGAGGAGGACCGCGAAGCTGAATCCGTAGCCAGACACATCGCGGCCGCCATGAATGAACTGGCCCTGTACTGCATGGCAGGATCCGACGAAGAACGGCTCAACCATGTTATCTCTCCCGCCGCCACGCGTCCAAAGATGGCGCACTGGGCCAAGTACGCCCATTACAAGGATTACCTGCCCCACGAACCGGGAAAGAGCTCCAAGAATGGCGACCTGCTCCAGATTCCCGTGCTGATGGACGACAATACGATGCGCCCGGCCGTATTCCTGTATGACCACGACTCCAAAAAATGGAAGCTGGACTGGGAGGCGTGGGAAGGCTATTCCTCCCTTTTCCCGGATGAATTGAAGGAAAAGCGCCCTTCTTCTCCTGTTCCGGTGAGGGTGACCATCAGCATGTCCAGCCATTACGCAGCTCCGTTCCTGGAAGAATCCGCCCCGGAAAGCTACCGCAATAGCGCCTACATTGCCTTTACGCTGGAATTCCCTAACGGAGAACGTCTGAACGCCTATGTGGACAGATATTCTCCGCTGGCGCTGGAACTGACCAAATTGCTTTACAACGGCGCCGTGCGTGCCTGCATCTCCATTCATTATCCGGCGGACCTCCCCGGCAGCCAATCCGTCATCATAGACAGGGTGGAGTTTCCCGGCTGGATGAGCGACACTACCCGGAAGCTTCTTCCCAAAAACGACCGACAATATTAACCGGATTACCTGTTTCTCATGAGTTCCAAGGCATTAGCGCAAACACAGGACAAGGCCCTCCAGCTCAATCTGGCGACCTCCATTTACGGGACCTTTGCGGAAATCGGCGCCGGGCAGGAAACTGCCAACTGGTTTTTCCGGGCTTCCGGCGCCGCCGGAACTGTGGCAAAGACCATCTCCGCCTATGACATGACCGTCAGCGACACGCTGTACGGCCCCGTCAAGCGCTACGTTTCCGAGGAACGCCTGAAGGGAATGCTGGACTATGAATTCTCCCAGCTCATCAACCGCCTGGGCCCCAAGCGCGGGAAGGACACCCGTTTCTTTGCCTTCTGCAATACGGTAAAGGTGAAAGGCTACCGGGACAACGGCCCGTGGAACGGCTGGATAGGCGTACGCTTCCAGTTGAAGCCGGAAGCCGAACCCTCAGACCTGATCATCCACGTGCGTCTGAATGATCCTGACCACGACAGCCAGATGAAGGACCTGGGCATTCTGGGCGTCAATATCCTGCACGCCGTCTTTTTCAAGAGGGACCGGCTGGAGGAATTCATTGAAGCGCTGGTGGACAACCTGGACCCCCGGCTGGTGGAAATAGACGTCGTCCGCTTTGAAGGCCACGGCTTCTCCATGGTGGACAACCGCCTCTTTGCCTTGCAATTGGTGAAGTCCGGCCTGACTCCGGCCACCCTGTTCCTGGCCAACGGACAGGTGGCGCAGGCGGCGGACGTGCTGTACAAGCGCCCCATCGTGCTGATGAGGGGCAGTTTCAACCCCGTCTGCAACTTGCACCTGGAAGTCATGTCGCAGGTGAAAAAATGTTTCCTCACCCACATTAATGAGACGCAGGCGGACCGGTGCATGGAAATCTGCGAGATTTCCATGAACAACCTGCTGCGCGGCGGAGACGTGGACCATCTGGAATTCCTGGACCGCGCGGACAGCCTGAAGGCGCTGGGCAAAAATGTGCTGATCACCAAGATGCCGCGTTTCGACAACCTGTCGGAACTACTCGCCCGCTACACGAAGGAACCCATCGCCATCGCCCTTTCCATTGGCCTGCTCAACGAACTGTTCAAGGAAAAATGGACGGAAGACATTCCCGGCGGCATTCTGGAATCCTTCGGCCGCACCTTCCAGAACAAGACGCGCCTGTACGTCTCCCCCTGGCTCAACCGCAAATCCGGTGAATTCGTCACGGCCAGAACCTTCCGCGCCCCGGAGCAGTACGTGCACCTTTACCAGCACTTCCTGGCCAACGGACTGGTGGTGGACGTCCCCTTCTTCAACGAATACCTGCTGCGCCACACGCCGCGAGACATCCAGCGCATGATCGCCGCGGATGAGGACATCTGGAAAACCCTGGTCCCGGCGGAGGCGCACCGCTCCGCCCTGCACTTCCGCTAACGCCCGCGCGGCTGCATTCCTATTCCTTTAATCAGGAAAACTTAACAAGATTGTCTTGCCATGCGGCAGGAAAATCATTAAGGTCTTCGAGTTCCATTTTTATCATGAATACCATTATTATCGGCTCCCAATGGGGCGACGAAGGCAAAGGCAAAATGATTGATTTCTTAACGGAATCGGCCGACGTGGTAGCCCGCGGCCAGGGCGGCAACAATGCCGGCCATACCGTTATCGCCAACGGGAAGAAGTATATTCTGCACCTTGTCCCCTCCGGCATCCTGTGGCCGGGCAAGCTCTGCGTCATTGGTAATGGCGTCGTACTGGACCCCGTAGGCCTGGTGGAGGAAATCAACGAACTCCGCGGCCAGGGCGTTTCCATCACCAGTGAAAACCTTCTCATCTCCGACCGCGCCCACGTGGTCCTCCCCTTCCACAAGGAAATGGATGCTGCCCAGGAATCCGCCCTCGGCAAAAAAGCCATCGGCACCACCAAGCGCGGCATCGGCCCGACGTACGCGGACAAGGCCCGCCGCATCGGAGTGCGCATGGCGGACATGCGTGATCCGTCCATTTTTGACGAAGTATTGCGCCGCCGCATCAGAATGGCGAACGCGGAAATGGAACGCATGGGCCTTCCCGCCATGGACGAGGAAGAAATGGTGAAGGAAGTCAGCGCCGCCGCGGACGTGCTGCGCCCGCATATCACCAACACCATCCCAGTCATGAATGAGGCCATTGCCTCCGGAAAGAGCATCCTCTTTGAAGGCGCCCAGGGAGCTTATCTGGATGTGGACTTCGGCACCTATCCGTTCGTGACCTCTTCCAACACTTCCTCTGCCGGGGCCTGCACCGGCACCGGAGTCCCCCCCCACAAGATCGACCGCATCATTGGCGTCTGCAAGGCCTATACCACCCGCGTGGGAGCCGGTCCCTTTGTCACGGAAGATGAGGACATTTCCAACCACCTGCACAGCATGGGCCGCGAATTCGGCGCTACGACCGGGCGCCCCCGCCGCTGCGGCTGGGCGGATGGCGTGCTGCTCCACTTCTCCGCCATGTTCAACGGTTTTGACGAAATGGCCATGACCAACCTGGACGGCTACGACAAGTGCCCGGAAATCAAAATCTGCACAGGGTATGACCTGGACGGGGAAATCCTGGCCTATCCGCCCGCCACGGTGGACGAATGGGAACGCTGCAAGCCCGTCTATGAAACCATGCCGGGCTGGCTCCAGGACATTTCCTCCTGCCGCTCCTGGGAAGAGATTCCGGAAAACGCCAAAAAGTTCGTCAAACGCATGAGCGAACTCATCGGCTGCCCCGTCACCACCGTAGGCGTGGGACCCGACCGCGAGCAGACGATTGCCGTCAAATAACCCATCCGGGGAAATATCCCTTTTCCTATCTTCAGGACTGCTCCGCCGTCATCCAGGCGGAGCAGTCCTTTTATTTTCAATATTTTTCAGACTGCACCGGATTTATAATCCGAAAGTCAAGCCACATTTTTAACATAAAACAGGTTGCGTTTAAAAGCTCTCTTGATGAACAAAAGCTGTATTCCCGGGGACAGAAGCATTTCGGATCGCGTAAACAAAAGATTCCAAAAGTGCTTTACATGAGGATTTCTTCTTTCTTTTTTGTCATCCAGAGTTTTGAACATGATGGAATAGACTCACTGTCATAAGTTTATTTTCCGTTTCAAAGCAAGGTGAATTTGTTGATTCCCCGGAATATGAAATTTCTATTCGACGGGAAAAGCATGATTCCTCCCATTGAAAAATATTCCGGATTATAAATCCGAATATCTTTTTGTTTGGTTTTAACAATCTGAATTAAAAATGAAAAAATCCTTATTTATTGCAGCCACTCTGCTTTATTCCGGGCTGGACGTACAGGCCGCCACTCTTAAATATTATTATGATTTCAACAAACTCAACGGCAACCTGTCTTCCCTGAACGACAACAATCTGGCGGGAGAAACGGCAGGCGCCGCCGTATTCAGCGGCGGTGGCTGGATCAATTATGCGGACGGTTATGAAGGAAAGGGATACGACAGCCGTTCGGACGGTGGCCAGCTTACATTGGGGTCCGCCGACAACGGCCTGGGCCTGAATACGGAGGATGGATTCAGCCTTTCCATTGCCGTCAAGGACTTCTCCCCCGGCCATTCCCAATCCACCGCTCTTTGGAAAGGGCTGCTGACCTTCACTTCCGGAAGCGGGCAAACCATGTATCTTCAAAAGGACTCCGGAGACGCCTCCAGCGCCGGAGAATGGGCCGCCTATTGCGGCGGCAACGTGGGCAATTGGGCCAACATGACCATCTCCAGGGATTCCTTCTCCAATATCATCATTACCTTCCAGGCTGGAGAGCTGAACATTTATCTGGATGGACAGCGCAGGATCAGCGCTTCCGGCGTCAATTTCACCGGGGATGCCCAATCTCTGAAACTGGCTTCCACGGCCGATACTATCATGGATGACCTCCAGTTGTATTCCGGCGTCTTGAATCACGATGAAATTGCGGCCCTGGCCGCCAATCCAGCCCTCCCCGTACCGGAACCAGCAACGGCCGCCTTAGGCATGCTGGGATTGGCTGCCCTGAGCTGCCGCCGCAGAGCCTGAATACCGGCCCCACATGGCAATTATTTTTTTTACGGGAAAACAGGTTTGTTTTCCCGTTTTGTTTGTCTGACAACATCCTCTTATACATTTTTCATGAAAATTATCTCGCTTCTGTTCGGAATCTTCGCCGGCTGCATTTCTGTTCCCTTTGCCTGTGCCGCCGACTATACTTGGAACGGCGGCAACGCTTCCTGGACGGACTCCGGAGCGTGGCTGCTGGACGGCAGCTCCGCGGATTGGATTAACGGCAACACCGCCCTGTTCCGAACCGGCTCCACCCTTACCGTGGGCAGCGGCATCAGCGCCTCCGGCCTCCTTTACGAGGGAGCGGCCGTCACGCTGAACGGAGGTTCCCTGACTCTGGCCGGGAGCGCTTCCGGCAGCAACGGAGGTTCCGCCACCCTCTCCGGAACGGCGCTGACCCTGAACTCCACCAATCAGGAAGATGGGTGGACTGTCCGGGATACCAGCCTGAGCGGTTCCTCCACGCTCACCAAAACGGGAAACGGAACGGTTGCCTTATCCGGAACGCATACGGCGAACGGAGCCTGGAACATCAATGAAGGAACCCTCGTATTTACAGGTACACGGGATATTACGGGGGGGGGGCAGATCAACATTGCCTCCGGCGCGGTTCTGGATGCCAGCGGAGGACGCCTGTTCCATGCCGCCAACTACGCATCCAATTGGGAGCAGCCTACCATCACCTTGAACGGCGGAACACTTAAGCTGAACCAGTTCGGTTATAATTCCGCCTCACTGGGATGTTTGCAGAATAATTTTTACGCCCTTAAATTCTCCTCCGGCACCACCAGCCGCGTCGTTATCTCCCAGGGCTACGAGTCCGGAGGCACGGGCAGCCGGGGTATTTACATTGCCGGCTGGGGCACCACCGCCGTGATTGAACTGGGAGCCAACCAGACATTTACCTGGAGTTCTTCCAACGGACAGAATTTTGATTCCATCGTCTGCGAGTCCGGCGCGGGAAGTGCCCTGCAATTGGACGTCGGGGAAAATTCCGTGTTCAATTTCGACCAGAAGTTCGCCAACAAGAACACGGCCAACGAATACGGGGCCCCGACCACCTCCAATTTTTCCGGGTTGAGTCTGATTAAATCCGGCAGCGGGGAACTGGTTATCAAACGGGCCAATACGATTTCCTCCGGCCGCGTGGTACGGGTGGATGCAGGCAAACTGACGCTTGACGTGGACAACGCCTTCGGCACGGGCTCCGGCCTGGGCGGCGTGAACATCGCCTCTGGAGCCCTGCTTTCCATGAACGGGCACACGCTGAACAATACCATTGAGGTGGTTTCCGGAGCCACGCTGGACATGGGGGGCAGTTCCTACGCCAGCCTAGTCAACTGGCATGAAGGGGGCATTCTCCTGAATACGGAGAACAACAAGGGCACGCTCAACATCATGACCCACACGGAACTGGAATTGGGAGCCAAGTCCTGGGCCGGGAGCGTGGTCACGGACACGGATACCGTCTTTACGCTGACCACGAACCAGAATCTGGGCGCACTGGGAGCCGCCGTCAACTGCTGGATAGGAGGCAGGGGAAACAACAACACGCGTCAAAGCATTTCCTTCACGGGAGGACACGGCATCAACATTGACAATTACGGGGCCAAATGGGCGGTCATTCTTTCGGAAAACGTCACCTTCCAGAATACCGGTGATCTGACTTTCTCCAACAATGCGGCGGATATGACGAATACGGACGCCCTTTACGGAGCAGGCGCCATTGCGGCCAATGACACGGTTACGTTCAGTGGCACGGGAGCCCTTACGTTCAGCGGCAATAGCGTCCGGGGAGATTCCGCCGCATCCGGAGGGGCCATTTATGCTTCCGGGGGAGCTCTGTTCACCAATACCGGCGCTATCAGCTTTGCGGGCAACACCGCCATGACGCACGGAGGCGCCATCCATGCGGGAGGCACCACGGGCAGCCTGGCATTTTCCAATATTGCGGAAGATATTTCCTTCTCCGGCAATACGGCGGGAGAAAACGGAGGCGCCATCAACAACGATTTTGAGACCGTGGAATGGTCCGGCGTCGGCAACGTTTCCTTCACTTCCAACAACGCGGAGACGGGCGCCGGAGGCGCGATCTGGACCGGCATGGACATGACGGTGGATACGGCCGTCTCCTTCACCGTAACGGACAACCAGGCAGGGGACGGAGGTGGAGGCGGAATTTACGCAGACGGCAGCGTTTCCTTCTCCAGCGTGGACAGCATCATCTTCTCAGGTAACCATGCCTCCACCTACGGAGGGGCCATTTCCGCCTATAACGCCATCACCGTTTCCGATTCCGGAAAGGTCACCTTTTCCGGCAATACCGCCGGCTATGACGGGGGAGCCCTGGATGCCTGCAACGTCACCATTTCCGGAAATACGGATACGGTCCTGTTCGAGAACAATAGCGCGGAGGACAACGGAGGAGCCGTCAACCTGCAAAACGGCGGTACCCTGACACTGGCGGCGGACCATGCGGACATCGTTTTCCGCGGCAATACGGCCCAGAATGGAAGCGTACGCAATGCGATTCACTTTAACGACAGCGC
Protein-coding sequences here:
- a CDS encoding transglycosylase domain-containing protein; this translates as MAELNSQAPRRHTQANKRRHPKTKPRNRFRGFVKKFVAWCLVLALIGGAVGYFGFMAAWKRYDNWAAEFDLERINDVEKPSIIFDRNGEEIGRIYVENRSYVTLDKISPAMINALVAQEDSRFWEHPGYDFLGILRAAKEYASNSGEANQGASSITQQLARNAYDLKNRAKARNEGSFGRKFVEIALARRITERYSKEQVLEFYINRVYFGSGFYGIRSASLGYFGKEPADLTTREAASIAALIKNPNGLSPLNNKEGNLKWRNHVLNRMAREKYITPEEAQRLSSMDLGLNPKPLKRGVSHIYDRIYAEITAYLGEERVNAAGLRIYTTIDKKLQDATGKALSQALENIEKRPGYSHQKAEDYDRFSGTKPRYLEGAVLMVDNQSGAVLAYHGGRNHTNRQYDVIKEGARPTGTAILPFLYAAAFDTGKSPVTRILDDAIDNRLTGIGGSEGILGEWGAENSRNRYEGMITAHRGLAASKIAASLRMGMDMGTAPFIKKLADFGIRKPVREAGSTEVNPVYRPKIFVGTEPASLTEMTLAYTAIPNGGSRPENIYYLDRIEDEDGRLIWESTQAIETRNNAQVRKGAASTATAFQLHNILHSSLKNGSAQRVADSLPANFKGGVKTGTTYDFGDNWLFGYDDRVTCGIWIGFLEGKKPIYNGAFSSDTCASILGTAFKESERLFPAGELVPPPSVERVEICLTTGKRATHSCYDIDPVDKKYRRHTMFEYLRKGDSSLPFCDLHGEDPAAPSSPFTAQNRILPLPPILPVKPILIGDDPYHTELNQGPPNRNFELLGTNENVPEAQALSSDPVAPDHADTSITLPAPKPIAIPVPEFIHL
- a CDS encoding PEP-CTERM sorting domain-containing protein (PEP-CTERM proteins occur, often in large numbers, in the proteomes of bacteria that also encode an exosortase, a predicted intramembrane cysteine proteinase. The presence of a PEP-CTERM domain at a protein's C-terminus predicts cleavage within the sorting domain, followed by covalent anchoring to some some component of the (usually Gram-negative) cell surface. Many PEP-CTERM proteins exhibit an unusual sequence composition that includes large numbers of potential glycosylation sites. Expression of one such protein has been shown restore the ability of a bacterium to form floc, a type of biofilm.), with protein sequence MKIISLLFGIFAGCISVPFACAADYTWNGGNASWTDSGAWLLDGSSADWINGNTALFRTGSTLTVGSGISASGLLYEGAAVTLNGGSLTLAGSASGSNGGSATLSGTALTLNSTNQEDGWTVRDTSLSGSSTLTKTGNGTVALSGTHTANGAWNINEGTLVFTGTRDITGGGQINIASGAVLDASGGRLFHAANYASNWEQPTITLNGGTLKLNQFGYNSASLGCLQNNFYALKFSSGTTSRVVISQGYESGGTGSRGIYIAGWGTTAVIELGANQTFTWSSSNGQNFDSIVCESGAGSALQLDVGENSVFNFDQKFANKNTANEYGAPTTSNFSGLSLIKSGSGELVIKRANTISSGRVVRVDAGKLTLDVDNAFGTGSGLGGVNIASGALLSMNGHTLNNTIEVVSGATLDMGGSSYASLVNWHEGGILLNTENNKGTLNIMTHTELELGAKSWAGSVVTDTDTVFTLTTNQNLGALGAAVNCWIGGRGNNNTRQSISFTGGHGINIDNYGAKWAVILSENVTFQNTGDLTFSNNAADMTNTDALYGAGAIAANDTVTFSGTGALTFSGNSVRGDSAASGGAIYASGGALFTNTGAISFAGNTAMTHGGAIHAGGTTGSLAFSNIAEDISFSGNTAGENGGAINNDFETVEWSGVGNVSFTSNNAETGAGGAIWTGMDMTVDTAVSFTVTDNQAGDGGGGGIYADGSVSFSSVDSIIFSGNHASTYGGAISAYNAITVSDSGKVTFSGNTAGYDGGALDACNVTISGNTDTVLFENNSAEDNGGAVNLQNGGTLTLAADHADIVFRGNTAQNGSVRNAIHFNDSATASFNAGAGHRILFEDGISSLEDSVVEINVNEEAGAEGDVSMSGVDSQSGIKANTTVHGGTFSVINGASYGYQSSDWIAEDSRTSFTVNGGTLHIGEQSSLNAADVSFADGTRFSITGTGSLNADTLTLGNDVSIIGAGTGSFSITAAAIDMSNGITIDLSQGAQVGLVLHADMLTLGGSLALDDNAVDYTARPWQTDQSWLVMDSDGVTRTDGEFSGALSGLSNSSTVTVGDLGLEGYDPSLELGRWELRWDENHALYLDWISTGLSVPEPSTAILLLLAAGSMLARRKRFH
- a CDS encoding TonB-dependent receptor; its protein translation is MSSKALAQTQDKALQLNLATSIYGTFAEIGAGQETANWFFRASGAAGTVAKTISAYDMTVSDTLYGPVKRYVSEERLKGMLDYEFSQLINRLGPKRGKDTRFFAFCNTVKVKGYRDNGPWNGWIGVRFQLKPEAEPSDLIIHVRLNDPDHDSQMKDLGILGVNILHAVFFKRDRLEEFIEALVDNLDPRLVEIDVVRFEGHGFSMVDNRLFALQLVKSGLTPATLFLANGQVAQAADVLYKRPIVLMRGSFNPVCNLHLEVMSQVKKCFLTHINETQADRCMEICEISMNNLLRGGDVDHLEFLDRADSLKALGKNVLITKMPRFDNLSELLARYTKEPIAIALSIGLLNELFKEKWTEDIPGGILESFGRTFQNKTRLYVSPWLNRKSGEFVTARTFRAPEQYVHLYQHFLANGLVVDVPFFNEYLLRHTPRDIQRMIAADEDIWKTLVPAEAHRSALHFR
- a CDS encoding adenylosuccinate synthase, with the protein product MNTIIIGSQWGDEGKGKMIDFLTESADVVARGQGGNNAGHTVIANGKKYILHLVPSGILWPGKLCVIGNGVVLDPVGLVEEINELRGQGVSITSENLLISDRAHVVLPFHKEMDAAQESALGKKAIGTTKRGIGPTYADKARRIGVRMADMRDPSIFDEVLRRRIRMANAEMERMGLPAMDEEEMVKEVSAAADVLRPHITNTIPVMNEAIASGKSILFEGAQGAYLDVDFGTYPFVTSSNTSSAGACTGTGVPPHKIDRIIGVCKAYTTRVGAGPFVTEDEDISNHLHSMGREFGATTGRPRRCGWADGVLLHFSAMFNGFDEMAMTNLDGYDKCPEIKICTGYDLDGEILAYPPATVDEWERCKPVYETMPGWLQDISSCRSWEEIPENAKKFVKRMSELIGCPVTTVGVGPDREQTIAVK
- a CDS encoding LamG-like jellyroll fold domain-containing protein — its product is MKKSLFIAATLLYSGLDVQAATLKYYYDFNKLNGNLSSLNDNNLAGETAGAAVFSGGGWINYADGYEGKGYDSRSDGGQLTLGSADNGLGLNTEDGFSLSIAVKDFSPGHSQSTALWKGLLTFTSGSGQTMYLQKDSGDASSAGEWAAYCGGNVGNWANMTISRDSFSNIIITFQAGELNIYLDGQRRISASGVNFTGDAQSLKLASTADTIMDDLQLYSGVLNHDEIAALAANPALPVPEPATAALGMLGLAALSCRRRA